A region of Flavobacterium album DNA encodes the following proteins:
- a CDS encoding site-specific integrase, whose amino-acid sequence MKRIKVTLRKKAMSNGKLSLYLDFYPPYFNVHTGMYSRREFLRIHLIAKPKNQIDKITNIENLHTAELMCTKRQNEVNKEFIYTPFEIEQLRKTKAMESSFLKYFKKQADYREGPNKLIWDSSIAHFEIFSESREFRFKDINTDLAEDFKEYLLKAKSLRETGKRLSKNTALSYLNKFKATLRKAYKEQILASDVNAAVNSIPEEESMRNYLTLEEAQALSRTPCDKEIIKRVSLFSILTGLRYSDIQNLKWDNVTGYGEDCHIRFRQEKTEQPETMPISLQAYLLLGEAGEKGQPVFEGLQKWDVYRHLPLWVAQAGITKHITFHCFRHTYATLQLSLGTDIFTVSKMLGHKSIKTTQVYTKIVDEKKKEAAKRISLD is encoded by the coding sequence ATGAAAAGGATAAAGGTTACTTTACGCAAGAAGGCGATGTCGAACGGCAAGCTTTCGCTCTATCTGGATTTCTATCCGCCGTACTTCAATGTTCACACCGGCATGTACTCCCGCAGGGAATTCCTTCGGATACACCTCATTGCCAAGCCGAAGAATCAGATAGACAAGATCACCAACATCGAGAACCTGCACACCGCCGAACTGATGTGTACCAAGAGGCAGAACGAGGTGAACAAGGAATTCATCTATACCCCTTTCGAGATTGAGCAGCTAAGAAAGACAAAGGCCATGGAGTCCTCCTTCCTGAAATACTTTAAGAAGCAGGCAGATTACAGGGAAGGTCCGAACAAGCTGATCTGGGACAGCAGTATTGCCCACTTTGAGATTTTTTCAGAGTCACGAGAATTCAGGTTCAAGGACATCAACACGGATTTGGCAGAAGATTTCAAGGAGTATCTGTTGAAGGCAAAAAGCCTCAGGGAAACAGGAAAGCGGCTGTCAAAAAACACCGCGCTCTCCTATTTAAATAAATTCAAGGCCACGCTGCGCAAGGCTTACAAGGAACAGATACTTGCCTCGGACGTGAACGCCGCGGTAAACAGCATACCCGAGGAGGAATCCATGCGGAACTATCTGACGCTTGAAGAAGCCCAGGCCCTTTCCAGGACCCCCTGCGATAAGGAAATCATTAAGAGGGTCAGCCTCTTCTCCATCCTTACGGGCCTCCGTTATTCCGATATCCAGAACCTCAAGTGGGATAACGTAACGGGATACGGCGAGGACTGCCATATAAGGTTCCGACAGGAAAAGACCGAACAGCCGGAAACGATGCCGATATCACTGCAGGCCTACCTGCTCCTGGGTGAAGCTGGGGAAAAGGGCCAGCCTGTCTTCGAAGGCCTTCAGAAATGGGATGTATACCGCCACCTGCCCCTTTGGGTTGCCCAGGCGGGCATCACCAAGCACATCACATTCCATTGCTTCAGGCACACTTACGCGACACTGCAGTTGTCCCTGGGGACCGACATATTCACCGTCTCAAAGATGCTGGGACACAAGAGCATCAAGACCACACAGGTCTATACGAAAATCGTGGATGAGAAAAAGAAGGAGGCCGCAAAAAGGATTTCATTGGATTAG
- a CDS encoding helix-turn-helix domain-containing protein, producing the protein MEEVTNTILTGDLTKIKAMEFLSISQASVLLGISRRTIYRLIHKRCLNIGKFGTRTVLKKSELESFFELPAEVQVIAPAVKEFPGIKNCYTITEIQQRHGISPGALYNMLQRYGIAKYVVGKFTYVAKEEINLIFNAD; encoded by the coding sequence GTGGAAGAAGTGACAAATACTATCCTGACCGGCGATTTGACAAAAATCAAGGCAATGGAGTTCCTAAGCATCAGCCAGGCCTCGGTTTTACTGGGAATCAGCAGGAGGACAATTTACCGGTTAATTCACAAACGATGTCTGAATATTGGAAAATTTGGCACCCGGACCGTACTAAAAAAAAGCGAGCTGGAAAGCTTTTTCGAACTGCCGGCCGAGGTACAAGTTATTGCCCCGGCTGTCAAAGAATTTCCGGGAATAAAGAATTGCTATACCATCACCGAGATACAACAACGCCACGGCATCTCGCCAGGAGCATTATATAACATGCTGCAACGCTACGGCATCGCAAAGTATGTGGTCGGTAAATTTACCTATGTTGCAAAGGAGGAGATCAATTTAATCTTTAATGCAGACTGA
- the mnmE gene encoding tRNA uridine-5-carboxymethylaminomethyl(34) synthesis GTPase MnmE — protein MIPQDTIVALATPSGAGAIAVIRISGNDAIKIAAGVFASVSGKDITKQKSHTLHLGHITDGPKIYDQVLLSLFKGPNSYTGENTVEISCHGSVYIQQQIIQLLLRKGCRMANAGEFTLRAFLNGKLDLSQAEAVADLVASDNEASHQIAMQQMRGGFSNEIAKLREELLNFASLIELELDFAEEDVEFADRSQFHELLNRIEFVLKRLIDSFAVGNVIKNGIPVAIVGEPNVGKSTLLNALLNEERAIVSDIAGTTRDTIEDELVINGIGFRFIDTAGIRETQDVVESIGIKKTFEKMEQAQVIIYLVDGYQLTGDGSSLDSLRIEIEKLKNQFPLKPLVIIGNKADKLSVADTSEILNTVPELLLVSAKNNIGVEELKEKLLSFVNTGALRNNETIVTNTRHYDSLLKALEEIQKVQWGLQSGISADLMAIDIRQALYHFGEITGQVTNDELLGNIFANFCIGK, from the coding sequence ATGATCCCACAGGATACCATAGTAGCGCTGGCGACGCCTTCTGGCGCCGGGGCGATAGCGGTGATACGCATTTCAGGCAATGATGCCATTAAGATAGCTGCAGGTGTATTTGCTTCGGTTTCCGGTAAGGATATTACCAAACAAAAATCGCATACGCTGCACCTTGGCCATATTACTGACGGCCCGAAAATATATGACCAGGTACTGCTTTCCCTGTTTAAAGGCCCAAACTCGTATACCGGTGAGAACACAGTAGAAATTTCCTGCCATGGGTCGGTTTACATACAACAGCAGATCATACAATTGCTGCTGCGAAAAGGCTGCCGTATGGCCAATGCTGGCGAATTTACCCTGCGTGCCTTCCTGAACGGGAAGCTCGACCTGAGCCAGGCGGAAGCTGTGGCCGACCTGGTAGCATCTGATAACGAAGCATCGCACCAGATCGCCATGCAGCAGATGCGCGGCGGCTTTTCGAATGAGATAGCCAAACTGCGTGAGGAGTTACTTAACTTTGCTTCGCTTATAGAACTGGAGCTTGATTTTGCCGAGGAAGATGTGGAGTTTGCCGACCGTTCGCAATTCCACGAGCTGTTAAACCGAATTGAGTTTGTATTGAAGCGCCTTATCGATTCTTTTGCGGTAGGTAATGTTATTAAGAATGGCATACCGGTAGCTATTGTTGGCGAACCGAATGTGGGCAAAAGCACCCTGCTCAATGCATTGCTGAACGAAGAGCGCGCCATTGTGAGCGACATTGCGGGCACAACACGGGATACTATTGAAGATGAGCTTGTGATAAACGGAATTGGCTTCCGGTTCATTGATACTGCGGGAATCCGTGAAACGCAGGATGTGGTCGAAAGCATCGGCATCAAAAAGACCTTTGAAAAGATGGAACAGGCGCAGGTAATTATATACCTGGTTGACGGTTACCAATTGACAGGTGACGGCAGCTCACTGGATTCACTTAGGATTGAAATTGAAAAATTAAAAAATCAATTTCCGTTAAAACCTTTGGTTATAATTGGTAATAAGGCAGACAAACTAAGCGTGGCCGATACTTCGGAAATACTCAATACAGTACCTGAATTGCTCCTGGTCTCTGCTAAAAATAATATTGGCGTGGAAGAACTGAAGGAAAAACTGCTGTCCTTTGTCAACACGGGCGCGCTCCGCAACAACGAGACCATTGTGACCAATACCCGCCATTATGACTCCCTGCTAAAAGCACTGGAAGAGATACAAAAAGTGCAGTGGGGCCTGCAGTCCGGCATATCTGCCGACCTTATGGCTATTGATATCCGGCAGGCGTTGTATCATTTTGGGGAAATTACCGGGCAGGTAACCAACGATGAGTTACTGGGGAATATTTTTGCGAATTTCTGCATCGGGAAGTAA
- a CDS encoding DUF932 domain-containing protein, translated as MGHNLNFNENTGRYSFFSVQQKAWHGLGQIVSDYPTSEEAIKHAGLDYEVLKKPVIIKNVGTMGQHDGEPARGIDIEIPERFGTYRSDTNQAFDVVGKDYQIVQNREAFSFFDAIVGGNDGILYETAGALGRGERIFITAKLPDYIRVGSGDDVTEKYIFLTTSHDGSGSITAAFTPIRIVCQNTLNASLRQMSNVVRIKHTSGAKQRLENAHKVMGVADRFSSRLEDIFNHWARVKVTDTELRKILEVALCPNQATLENIKNGNADENSAIFKNTVEDAFAYAMVSDSQQMDTTKGTLFGAYNAVTGYFQNVRKYKNEEAKLQNIVLGGTAQAKGQKAFDLCTGFAEKGIAILN; from the coding sequence ATGGGACACAACCTCAATTTCAACGAGAACACGGGACGCTACTCCTTTTTCAGCGTCCAGCAGAAGGCATGGCACGGACTGGGACAGATTGTGAGCGACTATCCAACAAGCGAGGAGGCCATCAAGCACGCGGGGCTTGATTACGAAGTACTCAAGAAGCCCGTAATAATTAAAAATGTAGGCACTATGGGCCAGCACGACGGCGAGCCAGCCAGGGGAATCGATATAGAGATTCCTGAGCGATTCGGCACCTACCGCAGCGACACCAACCAAGCTTTTGACGTGGTGGGAAAAGACTACCAGATTGTGCAGAACCGCGAGGCCTTTTCATTCTTCGATGCCATCGTTGGCGGGAATGACGGGATACTCTACGAGACCGCGGGCGCACTTGGAAGGGGCGAGAGAATTTTCATTACTGCCAAGCTGCCCGACTATATCAGGGTGGGCAGTGGCGATGACGTTACCGAGAAGTACATCTTCCTGACAACCTCGCACGACGGGAGCGGCAGCATCACGGCCGCCTTCACCCCTATCAGGATTGTCTGCCAGAACACCCTGAATGCCTCGCTGAGGCAGATGAGCAACGTGGTACGCATCAAACACACCTCTGGCGCAAAACAGCGCTTGGAAAATGCGCACAAGGTCATGGGCGTTGCCGACAGGTTCAGCTCAAGACTGGAGGACATCTTCAACCACTGGGCCAGGGTAAAGGTCACAGACACCGAGCTCAGGAAAATCCTTGAGGTGGCCCTCTGCCCCAATCAGGCCACACTGGAGAACATCAAAAACGGCAATGCGGACGAGAATTCCGCCATTTTTAAAAATACGGTCGAGGACGCCTTCGCCTATGCGATGGTGAGCGACTCCCAGCAGATGGATACCACCAAGGGCACGCTCTTCGGCGCTTACAATGCAGTGACGGGCTACTTCCAGAACGTAAGGAAGTACAAGAATGAAGAGGCAAAGCTACAGAACATCGTGCTGGGCGGCACGGCGCAGGCCAAGGGCCAGAAGGCATTCGACCTGTGCACGGGCTTTGCAGAGAAAGGAATTGCGATTTTAAACTGA
- a CDS encoding helix-turn-helix domain-containing protein: MKPSVRKLFFDKLEEILSRIGSIEDRMQKGDGAGMTDEPITVKEVSRLINLSVPTIYSKVSRNEIPVNKVGKKLYFYRSELEEWIRSGRIRTALEVRRDLEKQFRSKRE, from the coding sequence ATGAAACCTTCTGTAAGAAAATTATTTTTTGATAAGCTGGAAGAAATCCTGAGCAGGATAGGGTCTATTGAAGATCGGATGCAGAAAGGAGATGGAGCAGGAATGACCGATGAGCCGATCACCGTAAAGGAGGTATCGAGGCTCATCAATCTTTCTGTCCCTACAATCTATTCCAAGGTCAGCAGGAACGAGATACCCGTAAACAAGGTAGGAAAGAAGCTGTACTTCTACCGTTCGGAACTTGAAGAATGGATCAGGTCGGGCAGGATAAGGACTGCCCTTGAGGTCCGCAGGGATCTCGAAAAGCAATTCAGGTCAAAACGGGAATAG